A window of the Echeneis naucrates chromosome 3, fEcheNa1.1, whole genome shotgun sequence genome harbors these coding sequences:
- the slc22a31 gene encoding putative solute carrier family 22 member 31: MAAPASAAAANSRLQTDYETKFLPLSGGYGRYNRTVVLFSWFPNFAVALNLISDVFYTLIPDEYHCKADPELLPSNLLLSNFSRQAYLNLTIPWVDGSGPSHCQLYKYPPNASELSENAPREMVSCTQGWQYAPAAGLQSNFVTEWNLVCSDYWKIPLQHICFMTGWILGYIFLGTLCDWFGRRQSFLLSISLSSLLGVAVCLSSSPVVFLLLRLSQGAMLAGVFVSAYIVRLELCDPPHRLMVSMLSGFFAVLAELLLPGAAVLCHDWPILQAVATLPLLLLLSYWCCASVFPESPRWLLATGQIPQAKRSLKEFSIRNGVCLQDEIDPDEVLLTEIDATYGEDCRPKYHSVLELRWTRVIWKNCLILSFTLFIGTGIQYCFTRNLDSYSTNFYFSYFVRVITGALACIFICLTVNNLGRRSVLLFSAIFTGLSSLLLLALTQYLHGGLVLVLSVVGLLFSQALAMLSAFFACEVMPTVVRGGCLGLVLAAGSVGMAASSLMELQNNSGYFLHHVIFASFAVLSVLCIMLLPESKRKPLPDSLKDGESQRRPPLFLSRPDRDDLPLLHTRPPLSEYNPDNYSRLVSATRRMLSKESLPYRIAVPTCSPLLLDSDTLGQEIEPLREVGS, encoded by the exons ATGGCCGCACCGGCGTCCGCCGCCGCCGCAAACAGTCGTCTTCAAACGGACTACGAGACCAAGTTCCTGCCCCTGTCCGGCGGCTACGGCCGCTACAACAGGACCGTGGTGCTCTTCAGCTGGTTCCCCAACTTTGCAGTGGCGTTGAATCTGATCAGCGACGTTTTTTACACCCTCATCCCGGACGAGTACCACTGCAAGGCGGACCCGGAGCTGCTGCCGTCCAACCTCCTGCTGAGCAACTTCTCCAGGCAGGCGTACCTCAACCTGACCATTCCCTGGGTGGACGGATCCGGGCCCAGCCACTGCCAGCTCTACAAGTACCCGCCCAACGCCTCCGAGCTGTCCGAAAATGCCCCCAGGGAGATGGTGTCCTGCACCCAAGGGTGGCAGTATGCCCCTGCAGCGGGGCTCCAGAGCAACTTTGTCACTGAG TGGAACCTGGTTTGCAGTGACTACTGGAAAATCCCTTTGCAGCATATCTGCTTCATGACGGGGTGGATTCTGGGATACATCTTCCTTGGCACATTGTGCGACTG gtttGGTCGGCGACAAAGTTTCCTCCTCTCCATTAGTCTGTCCAGCCTCTTGGGGgttgctgtgtgtttatccagCAGTCCTGTGGTCTTTCTGCTGCTGCGTCTGTCTCAAGGCGCCATGCTCGCTGGGGTGTTTGTGTCCGCTTACATTGTCC GGCTGGAGCTGTGTGACCCTCCCCATCGTCTCATGGTTTCCATGCTCAGTGGCTTCTTTGCCGTGCTTGCAGAGCTCCTCTTGCCAGGCGCTGCTGTGCTGTGCCATGATTGGCCCATCCTCCAGGCTGTGGCCACTTTGCCTCTGCTCCTTCTGCTTTCTTATTGGTG ctgtgcatcagtgtttcctgagtCTCCTCGCTGGCTGCTGGCCACAGGTCAGATCCCTCAGGCGAAGAGGAGCCTCAAAGAATTCTCCATCAGGAACGGTGTTTGTCTGCAAGATGAAATCGATCCGGATGAAGTGCTGCTGACAG AGATAGATGCAACATATGGAGAGGACTGCAGACCAAAGTATCATTCAGTTCTGGAGCTACGTTGGACTCGTGTTATCTGGAAAAACTGCCTCATCCTCAGTTTCACTCT GTTCATTGGAACAGGCATCCAATACTGTTTCACCAGAAACCTGGACAGTTACTCCACAAACTTCTACTTCAGCTACTTTGTCAGAGTAATAACTGGAGCGCTGGCCTGCATCTTCATCTGTTTGACCGTCAATAACTTGGGTCGGCGCAGCGTTCTTCTGTTCTCAGCCATCTTCACGGGGCTGTCGTCACTGCTGCTTCTAGCCCTCACTCAGT ACCTGCATGGAGGCCTGGTGTTGGTGCTGTCGGTCGTAGGTTTGCTGTTTTCTCAGGCTCTCGCTATGCTCAGTGCGTTCTTCGCTTGTGAGGTGATGCCAACAGTAGTCCG AGGAGGTTGCCTCGGCTTGGTGCTGGCAGCAGGTAGTGTCGGGATGGCTGCCTCCTCCCTGATGGAGCTTCAGAATAACAGCGGCTACTTCCTCCACCACGTCATCTTTGCCTCCTTCGCAGTCCTCTCCGTGCTCTGCATCATGCTCCTTCCCGAAAGCAAACGCAAGCCGCTCCCAGACTCCCTGAAGGACGGAGAGAGCCAGCGGCGGCcacctctcttcctgtcccggCCGGATAGGGACGACCTTCCCTTGCTGCACACGCGGCCTCCTTTGTCAGAGTACAACCCGGATAACTATTCTCGTTTGGTTTCTGCCACCAGGCGGATGTTGAGTAAAGAGAGTTTGCCTTACAGGATCGCTGTGCCGACTTGCTCCCCCCTGCTGTTGGACAGTGACACTCTGGGACAAGAGATTGAGCCACTGAGAGAGGTCGGCTCTTAG
- the dpep1 gene encoding dipeptidase 1 — translation MVSDFASAVCLTLWVSCCAFTSAAEDAYMTRALKLMSETPLIDGHNDLPWQLRKQFNNQLNSVNLNTLETTHTNIPKIKEGRLGAQFWSAYVPCDSQYKDAVRQTLEQIDVVHRMCQKYPETFMFATSSKDIMDAFGRKKTASLIGVEGGHSIDSSLGTLRTMYQLGVRYLTLTHSCNTPWADNWLVDTGSEPSQHNGLSPFGKQLIMEMNRLGMLIDLAHVTVAVMNQVLDISKAPVIFSHSSAYKICPHKRNVPDDVLKRVNQTEGIVMVNFYNDYVTCKKTANLSDVADHFDHIKKVAGAGIIGFGGDYDGVTRMPEGLEDVSKVPNLVAELLRRNWTDVEVKAALGNNLLRVLAKVEEVSSSLTDRSPDDVPIPYEEVENPCRTSYGYPVDNAGAIHSLSTAALLLMLCVQALNGLMGCS, via the exons ATGGTGTCTGACTTTGCTTCTGCAGTGTGTTTGACACTGTGGGTGAGTTGTTGTGCTTTCACCTCAGCTGCAGAGGACGCTTATATGACCAGAGCTCTGAAGCTGATGTCCGAGACCCCACTTATTGACGG TCATAATGACCTGCCTTGGCAACTACGAAAGCAATTCAACAATCAACTCAACAGCGTCAATCTGAACACACTTGAAACAACGCACACCAACATTCCTAAGATTAAAGAGGGGCGGCTGGGAGCACAG TTCTGGTCAGCATATGTTCCCTGTGACAGTCAGTACAAGGATGCAGTCAGACAAACTCTGGAGCAGATAGATGTGGTTCACAGGATGTGCCAAAAATACCCAGAAACCTTTATGTTTGCTACCAGCAGCAAAG ATATCATGGACGCCTTTGGTAGGAAGAAGACAGCCAGCCTGATTGGAGTGGAGGGGGGCCATTCCATAGACAGCAGTCTGGGCACCCTGCGCACCATGTACCAGCTGGGGGTCCGTTACCTCACCCTCACACACTCCTGCAACACACCCTG GGCAGATAACTGGCTGGTGgacactggatcagagccatCCCAGCACAACGGCCTATCTCCATTTGGCAAG CAACTAATTATGGAAATGAACCGTCTGGGGATGTTGATCGACCTGGCTCACGTCACTGTTGCAGTCATGAACCAGGTGCTGGACATATCCAAAGCTCCTGTCATCTTCAGCCATTCATCCGCCTACAAAATCTGTCCACACAAAAGGAACGTCCCTGACGATGTTCTCAAGAGagtt AATCAAACTGAAGGAATCGTCATGGTGAACTTCTACAATGACTATGTGACCTGCAAAAAGACTGCAAATCTGTCAGATGTCGCTG ATCACTTTGACCATATAAAGAAGGTGGCCGGTGCAGGTATCATTGGTTTCGGTGGAGATTACGATGGAGTCACTCG AATGCCGGAGGGTTTGGAGGATGTGTCCAAGGTGCCCAACCTGGTGGCCGAACTGCTAAGGAGAAATTGGACTGATGTGGAGGTCAAAGCTGCTCTCGGAAATAACCTGCTCCGGGTCCTGGCCAAGGTTGAGGAG GTTAGTAGCagtctgacagacaggagtCCAGATGACGTTCCTATTCCGTATGAGGAGGTGGAGAACCCTTGCAGAACCAGCTACGGGTACCCCGTGGACAACGCTGGAGCCATCCATTCCCTGAGTACCGCGGCCCTGCTGCTCATGCTGTGTGTTCAGGCTCTGAACGGCCTAATGGGCTGTTCGTAA
- the sult5a1 gene encoding sulfotransferase family 5A, member 1 yields the protein MARLDVTEMFHGIAYPGHLHTQESLQHALKFPFRDTDILIASYPKSGTTWIQEMLSLILNKGDPHLSLTVPNWARAPWLEHYYCASVLEGSSTTPRIVTTHLPHHLLGSALTDSKAKVIYVSRNPKDVLVSFYHFHKMANFLPESGTFPEFVNRFLAGTLHFGSWFDHFKGWTSQMTPMHSRLHMTYEEMSLDLHGAIKKVSSFIQCPLVEDEVNNCVQYCSFSQMKDNVMVNYSLVPDDIMDHNRGRFMRKGQMGDWKNMFTEEQNRYFEQVLKFKMQGCTTENCEKSLHPLIHSSDAS from the exons ATGGCCAGATTGGATGTCACTGAGATGTTTCACGGGATTGCATATCCTGGACACCTGCACACCCAAGAATCTTTGCAACATGCTCTGAAATTTCCATTCAGGGACACGGACATCCTTATCGCTTCCTATCCAAAATCAG GCACCACTTGGATACAGGAAATGTTGTCTCTCATATTGAACAAAGGGGACCCACATCTGAGCCTAACTGTCCCCAACTGGGCCAGGGCTCCTTGGTTGGAGCATTACTATTGTGCTTCTGTACTGGAGGGCTCATCCACCACACCTCGAATCGTCACCACGCACCTGCCACATCACCTACTAGGCTCAGCACTCACAGACTCCAAAGCCAAG GTCATTTATGTGAGCAGAAATCCTAAAGATGTGCTGGTGTCCTTTTACCACTTTCACAAAATGGCAAACTTTCTCCCAGAGTCTGGCACATTCCCAGAGTTTGTGAATCGATTCCTGGCGGGCACAT tgcattttGGTTCTTGGTTTGACCATTTTAAAGGCTGGACCAGTCAGATGACGCCCATGCACAGTCGCCTTCACATGACCTATGAAGAGATGTCACTG GACCTACATGGTGCCATTAAGAAGGTCAGCTCTTTCATACAGTGTCCTCTGGTGGAGGACGAGGTCAACAACTGTGTGCAATATTGCAGCTTCAGTCAGATGAAAGACAATGTGATGGTCAACTACAGCCTTGTCCCTGACGATATAATGGACCATAACCGGGGCCGCTTCATGAGGAAAG GTCAAATGGGCGACTGGAAGAACATGTTCACAGAGGAGCAGAATCGATACTTTGAACAGGTCTTAAAGTTCAAGATGCAGGGGTGCACTacagaaaactgtgaaaaaagcTTGCATCCTCTGATACATTCCTCAGATGCATCATAA
- the hp gene encoding haptoglobin — translation MNIIRKMWISMTVCLLAAWACMAKESHHQDRMRYSASASLRSRRMVGGTPAPHVPWQAMIFLGDSMLDGGYAGGALISDRWILTAGRNLFVRKSRQDIQGKDPVVPRVYLGISEREEANASTEVAVERIVLHPNFQNHSDWDNDLALIQLKTPVVMSTKVTPIPLPEADRDLADVVGGSGIITGWGWGAMLTPATSLRYLILPLANHSACKSAYKHVSFAPNVDATMFCTGSGKNQENVCFGDAGGALAVTDADTRDIYAAGILSYDKSCTRYNYAVYMKLTSYLPWIHSVIRGDTESSAGLRSDAMSKMYSWQPLV, via the exons ATGAATATTATCAGGAAAATGTG GATTTCCATGACTGTGTGCCTCCTTGCTGCCTGGGCTTGTATGGCCAAAGAGTCTCACCATCAAGACAGGATGAGATACTCTGCCTCAg CCTCACTCCGTTCCAGGCGAATGGTGGGAGGGACCCCGGCACCTCATGTCCCCTGGCAGGCCATGATATTCCTGGGCGACAGTATGCTGGATGGAGGTTATGCAGGTGGTGCTCTCATCTCTGACCGCTGGATTTTGACAGCTGGCAGGAACCTTTTTGTCAGGAAGAGTCGGCAAGACATTCAGGGAAAAGATCCTGTAGTCCCCAGAGTATACCTGGGAATCTCAGAACGGGAAGAAGCTAATGCCTCCACAGAGGTTGCAGTAGAGAGG ATAGTCCTCCATCCCAACTTTCAGAACCACTCTGACTGGGACAACGACCTGGCTCTGATCCAGCTGAAGACCCCCGTGGTTATGAGCACTAAAGTGACCCCAATCCCCCTCCCCGAGGCGGACAGAGACCTGGCCGACGTTGTGGGTGGGTCAGGGATCATCACAGGGTGGGGCTGGGGGGCTATGCTCACCCCTGCTACATCTCTCAGATACCTCATACTTCCCCTGGCCAATCATTCTGCATGCAAATCAGCATATAAACATGTTTCTTTTGCACCAAATGTAGACGCAACCATGTTTTGCACAGGATCAGGCAagaatcaggaaaatgtttgttttggagaCGCTGGAGGTGCTCTGGCTGTCACAGATGCTGACACCAGGGACATTTATGCTGCAGGGATCCTTTCCTATGACAAATCCTGTACCAGGTACAATTATGCAGTCTATATGAAACTTACCTCATATTTACCCTGGATCCATAGCGTCATCAGGGGAGACACGGAAAGCTCGGCTGGTCTGCGCTCTGATGCAATGTCTAAGATGTACTCCTGGCAGCCATTGGTCTAA